One genomic region from Tachysurus fulvidraco isolate hzauxx_2018 chromosome 14, HZAU_PFXX_2.0, whole genome shotgun sequence encodes:
- the LOC113656113 gene encoding uncharacterized protein LOC113656113: MAYTKMQLFFFLIIFGVLTAILILTWKYILGQAALYIYAGTPSATSNYSDVHIFPKYLNSIIPVKKTSHFVVSAFMEHRLNKDIRVISIIKRNSTQPLYCIYCNDIQGCKVTAAKIEIHSDHFGFPYGASDVLCQGKYTRYASHVAISADEHSDINNLDFLPVKNKKKKESLQYNFTICISNLFGNYNNVLQFAQTMEMYKLLGVQRVVIYNTSCGSDLTRLLQHYEKEGFLEIVPWPIDQFLNPSTGWDITVNKGDLHYYGQLVTLNECSYRHMYQSKYVLLNDIDEIIMPYKYPNLELLMESLQHEHKDVNVFLIENHIFPMTQFEESGRFHRPEWKSIPGINIMEHIYREPDRKNTYNPTKMIINPRNVIQTSVHSSLKHIGRDYKVAFDVCRIVHVRTPLQGSLTKEQLFVDTRVWDFEQELIPNVNRVLELSGLLKSEE, from the coding sequence ATGGCGTACACAAAGatgcaactgttttttttccttatcaTTTTTGGTGTTCTAACTGCTATCTTGATTCTAACATGGAAGTATATTCTTGGCCAGGCTGCTCTTTATATATATGCAGGCACACCATCAGCTACAAGCAATTATTCAGATGTACACATTTTCCCAAAATATCTAAATTCTATAATCCCCGTTaaaaaaacaagtcattttGTGGTGTCTGCATTCATGGAACACAGGCTCAATAAAGATATTCGAGTTATCAGCATTATCAAAAGAAACAGTACACAGCCACTTTATTGCATCTACTGCAACGATATCCAAGGTTGCAAGGTTACTGCAGCAAAAATTGAGATACACTCAGATCATTTTGGCTTTCCATATGGTGCTTCAGATGTGCTGTGCCAGGGCAAATACACCCGATATGCGAGTCACGTCGCCATTTCAGCTGATGAACACTCAGACATTAATAACCTAGACTTCCTTCCagtaaagaacaaaaagaaaaaagaatcacTCCAGTACAACTTCACCATCTGTATATCCAACCTTTTTGGAAACTATAATAATGTTCTGCAGTTTGCTCAAACCATGGAGATGTACAAGCTTCTTGGTGTACAACGAGTTGTAATCTACAACACAAGCTGTGGGTCTGACTTGACAAGGCTTCTACAGCACTATGAGAAAGAAGGATTTCTAGAGATTGTGCCATGGCCTATTGACCAGTTCCTTAACCCATCTACAGGATGGGATATTACAGTTAATAAAGGGGACCTCCACTACTATGGCCAGTTGGTAACACTCAATGAGTGCAGTTATAGACACATGTATCAGTCCAAATATGTCCTGTTGAATGACATTGATGAGATCATCATGCCTTATAAGTACCCTAATCTCGAATTACTGATGGAGTCTCTGCAACACGAGCACAAAGATGTGAATGTATTTCTCATAGAGAACCACATTTTCCCCATGACACAGTTTGAAGAAAGTGGTAGGTTTCACAGGCCAGAATGGAAAAGTATTCCTGGTATTAATATTATGGAACACATTTACAGAGAACCAGATAGAAAGAACACCTACAACCCCACAAAGATGATCATCAACCCAAGAAACGTGATACAAACATCAGTGCATTCTAGCCTGAAACACATTGGACGGGACTATAAAGTTGCTTTTGATGTGTGTCGGATTGTTCACGTAAGGACGCCATTACAAGGAAGTCTTACCAAGGAGCAGTTATTTGTTGACACAAGAGTGTGGGACTTTGAACAAGAACTGATACCAAATGTGAACAGAGTCCTAGAGTTATCCGGTTTGTTGAAAAGTGAAgagtaa